Below is a genomic region from Leucobacter exalbidus.
GTTATTCGCACCTCGGGTTCGAGCGGGGTGCCCAAGGCCGTTGCGCTGTCGGCTGCGGCCCTGCGCGCGAGCGCCGAGGCCACCCACGAACGCTTGGGTGGCCCAGGCCAGTGGCTCGTGACGCTGCCCGCGCAGCTGATCTCAGGGCTGCAAATGCTGGTGCGCAGCGCGCACGCCGGTACCCAGCCCGTGTTCTTCGACGGCCACTTCGAGCCCGAGGCACTGCTTGCCGCAGCCGAGCGCATGGAGGGCGAGCGCCGCTACGTGTCGCTCGTGCCCGTGCAGTTCATGCGGCTGCTCGACCTCGCCGAGCGCGATGCAGCCGCCGCCGAAACGCTGCGCCGCTTCGACGCGGTGCTCGTGGGCGGCCAGGCGATCACGCTCGAGATGCGCCGCCGCGCCTACGCCCTCGAAATCGAGTTGCGCCGCAGTTACGGCATGACCGAAACCGCGGGCGGGTGCGTCTACGACGGCGTCGAGATCGGCGACACCCTCGTGCGCATTCGCGGCGGCGAAGTGCAGCTCGCTGGCGCCTCCCTCGCACTGGGCTATGTGGGCGACGCCGCACTCACGAATGACTGCTTCATCACCGAGGCCGACGGCACCCGCTGGTACCGCACCGGCGACGCCGGCGAACTGCTCGGCGGCATGCTCACCGTGACCGGCCGCCTCGACCGGGTGATCATCTCGGGCGGCATCAACGTCGCGCTTGACGAGGTGGAACGCGTGGTGCGCGAACTGCCCGGTTGGGCCGACGCCTGCGCGCTGGGAACGGCCGACCCCGTATGGGGCGAGCGCGTGCACCTGGTGCGCACTACGAGCACCGATACATCTGACACTAGCTTTGCCGACGCCAGCGCCGCCGTTCGTGCCGCGCTGGGAGTGGCCGCCGAGCCCACGGGTGAAACCGTGGTCGACGCGATCCCGCGGCTTGCGGGGGAGAAGCCCGACCGGGCAGCGCTGGCCGCGCTGTGCGGTACGGCCGCGCCCGATGCGGGCGCCCCCGCGCAGAAGACTGACGATACAAAGGAGACGGCGTGAGCCACGCGAAGAATCGACGCCACTCAGGCAACCCCGCCGTGCGCGCGGCCGCTGAAAACCTGGTGGACGCAGGAATGTCATCTACGATCACCTGGCGCAACTGGGTCGGCGGCGCACGCCTGCGCACCGTGCCGCTCGCCATCGCACCCGTCGTGGTGGGCGCCGGCATCGCGCACATGCTGCGCGGCTTCTCGCTGACCCTCACCCTGCTCGCGCTCGCCGTGGCCGTGTTCTTGCAGATCGGCGTGAACTACTCCAACGACTACTCCGACGGTATTCGTGGCACCGATGAGCACCGGGTGGGGCCCGCGCGGCTCACCGGATCTGGGCTCGTGAACCCCAAGAAGGTGCTCGCGTGCGCGATGGCATTCTTCGCGCTTGCCGCGGTCGCGGGGCTCGTCGCCGTGCTGCTGAGCGGCCGCTGGTGGTTCCTCGCCCTCGGCGTCATCGCCATCGTGGCCGCCTGGTACTACACCGGCGGCAAGAAGCCGTATGGGTATGCGGGGCTTGGCGAGGTCGTCGTCTTTATCTTCTTCGGACTCGTCGCGACCGTCGGCACGGTCTGGCTGCAGACCGATGTGCGGGCGCAAGAGACGTGGATCGCGGGCACCGCCGTGGGGCTGTTCGCGGTCGCCGTGCTGGTCATCAATAACGTGCGCGATATCCCCACCGACACCCTCTCGGGTAAGCGCACGCTCGCGGTGCGCATGGGCGACCGGCCCTCACGCATCCTGTTTGCCGTGTGCGTGCTGCTGCCCTTCGTGGTGCCCGCCATCTACGTGATGGTGTACCCGGGCATGGTGCTCGTGTGGCTCGTGTTGTTCATGACGGTGCCCGCCGTGATCATCGCGCTCACCGCAAAAACACCGCGCGAGCTGATCCTCGTGCTGCAGCTCACCAGCTTTGCAGCGCTCGCCTACGGCGTGCTGCTGGGCGCCGCGTTCGCGTTCTAGCGTTCGCTGGGTGACGGGGTTGCTGCCGAATCGGCTTCGGCGGCAACCTCAGCTTCACCCGCAACCTCAGCGGCGGGCGTTGCCGCAGCCTCGGTAGCTGCGTCGACCGCGTCTTCTGCGTCGCCGTCGAGCACTGCGTCTTCTGCGATGTCATCGGCGGTGCGATCACGGTTGCGCCAGTCAACGATGCTCTGGGCGGCCTGCTCGCGCGGGCGTGACAGCACGAGCATTGACAGTGCCATGCTGAACAGTGCGGCGATCACTGCGGCGACCCCGCCGGCGAGGGGCAGCGAGAACTGCAGCTGCAGGCCGAGCCAGTAGACGATGCCAAACGGCACCACAAAAAACAGCAGGCGCAGCACAACGTAAATGGTCCAGGCAGAGCGAGTCGATTTCACCCGACTGAGTTTACCCGGGGCGCCTGAACGGCCTCGCAACGGGCGCGCATCTTGGGCCTCCCAGAGTGGGTAACATGGGGGCATGGTGCGCTTTGTCATTATCGGAATTGTCATTGCGGTGGCGTTCACGCTGTTCGCGCTCGTGGACGCGGCTATGACCGACCACAATCGTGCCCGCGGGGTGCCCAAATCAGTGTGGGTGGTGCTGATCGTGCTGCTGCCGGTCATCGGCGGCATTCTGTGGTTCGTGATCGGTAAGGGCGACAGCGCGATGGTGCCGCCCCGGGCTCCCGACGACGACCCCCGGTTCACGGGCACCAAGCTGTCGAGCACCGAGCTCAATACGCACATGGCTGATCTTGAGAAGCGGCTGCTCGAGCTCGACGATGAGGTGTTTCCCGGCGAGGCTGGCAAGGCCAAGCCTGCATCGGGCGCGACCGACGCTGGCCGCACCGAGACGCCCCCGACCGCCCCGGGCACCGACGAGCCAAAGGGCCCCCGCACCGACGGTGACACGACCCCGTGACCGCCCCCGCAGCCGCCTCGATTTTCTCGGTGGAGCTGCTCGCTGAGCTGATTCGCCGCGGCGTGCAAGACGTAGTGGTGTGCCCCGGATCGCGTTCGCAAGCCCTCGCGCTGGCCGCCGCTGCCGCAGAACAAGCCGGATCAATCAGGCTGCACGTGCGCATCGACGAACGGTCGGCCGGGTTCTTCGCGCTGGGCCTGGGGCGCGAAACCGGGCTGCCCGCCCCCATCATCGTGACGAGTGGCTCAGCCGTCGCCCACCTGATGCCCGCCGTGCTTGAAGCGCACGAGTCTCGGGTGCCGATGCTGCTGCTCACCGCAGACCGGCCCGCAAGCCTCCACGGAATTCGCAGCAACCAGACGACGAGCCAAGCTGGCATTCTCGGCCCGGCCGCGCGATTGTCGCTCGATATTGAAGCGCCCGAATTTGGTGCGAACGGTGATCTCGTGCGCGCGGATGGCCGCGATCCGGCCGCCCTCGCACCGCTCGCGCTCGCGGCGGCACTGGGCAGGCCCGGGCGCACACCGGCCGGGCCCGTGCAACTGAATATCGCCTTTGTTGAACCACTTTCGGGTACCCAGGGGTTTGAATCCATGATCGCGCAGGGGTTCGCCGCCGCCGCGGTCGAAGGGGATGCCGCGCGCGCGGCCCGCGAGGCTGCGGCTGCAGCTGCAGCGCCCGCGGGCCCAAGCGACGACCGTGACGAGCAGACCTATGTGCACCGCGGCGACGCGCTCGCCGTGGTGATCGCGGGCGAGGGAGCGGGCGCCGAGGCCGAGGCCTTCGCGCACGCGGCCGGCCTGCCACTCATCGCCGAGGTCGTGAGCGGTGCACGGTTTGGGCGCGAAGCGATCACCGCGTACGCCACCCTCATCGATGACCCGGCGGTGGGCGCGCTCACCGAGCAGGCCATCGTGTTTGGGCACCCGACCCTCACTCGCCAGCTGCCCGCGCTGCTGAAGCGCGACGACGTCGACGTTGTGGTGGTTGACCCGCACACGGGCACCGACCACTATGACCCGTCGCGTGGCGCCCGCGTGGTGCAGCGTGCCACCGTCGCCGCAGACCACGATCCCCGCGCCCTGCGCCGCTGGTTGGGCGCCTGGCTGACGGCCGATCTCGCGCTGCGCGATGAGCGCAGCACCGCACACGAACCCGATCTGGGGGCGGCCCTCGCCACCGGTTACAAAGAGCGCAGCGCATACGCACGCGCCGAAGTGGCCGCGATGCGTGAGCCCATCACCCGCGAACTGCTCGCCGAAAGTGTGTGGCGGGCCAGCTGGCCGCATGACCGGCTGGTGCTCGCGGCCTCCCGCATGGTGCGGGTGCTCGACTCTCTCGCGCAGCCGCGCAAGGTGAACGTGCACGCGAGCCGTGGCCTTGCCGGCATCGACGGCACGGTCGCCACCGCCCGCGGTATCGCGGCGGCTAGCCAGGGCACCGATGACCCCCGGCTTGCTGCCGGCACCACCCGCGTGCTGCTGGGCGATTTGGCCCTGCTGCACGACGCCGGATCCCTGCTGCTCACCGAGGGCGAGCTGCGCCCGCGGGTGCAGCTGTTTGTGGCCAACGATGGTGGCGGCACCATCTTCAGTGGGCTCGAGGTCGCAGACACCACCCCCGCTGACAGCTTTGCCCGGGTGATGACGACGCCGCAGCAGGTGCCGCTCGAGACCCTCGCCGCGGCCTACGGCTGGCGCTATCGCAGGGTGACCACGCGCGCCGAGCTCGAAGAACTGTTGATCTCGCAGGTCACCGGCCCCGAGCTGATTGACGTGCCGATTTTCGCGTAGCGGCCACCTTTCGCACGCGACAAATGTTGTTGTTTTTCGCAACACGAGTGACAGCGTGATCTGCCCGCCGATAGGCTGGCGAGGTCGAAAGGAACCGCAATGGGGCAGGTCGCAGTAGATCAGGCGTACACAAACGAGGTCACCGATACGGGTGAAAAATTTTGGCGGAAAGACGTCGCAGACCTGCTTCGGGTGCGCGAGGGTTTTCAGCTGAGCGAGATTGATCCAGATTCACTACCGGGTACGCACGCCTCGAAAGCCGAGGGCCACGCTGAGCTGCTCCGTTCCGAGCAGCCCCTGCGTGAGCTGCAGGAGCGACTGCTCGCGCGCAGCTGGGCCGGATCACGCGATCGCGTGCTCGTGGTCTTGCAGGCGATGGATGCCGCCGGCAAGGGCGGCGTCGTCAACCACGTGTTTGGTGAGATCGAACCATACGGGCTGGGACTAGCCGCGTTTAAGGCGCCCACCGCTGAAGAGCGCGCCCACGATTTTCTGTGGCGCGTGGAACCAAAGGTGCCAGTGCCCGGGGTGATCGGGGTGTTTGACCGGTCGCACTACGAAGATGTGCTCGTGCAGCGGGTGCACCAGTTCGCCCCGCCCGAAGAGATCGAGCGCCGCTACGGCGCGATCAATGAGTTTGAGAAGCGCATGTCAGACGATGGCGTGCACATCATCAAGATCATGATGCATATTTCGCCTGAAGAGCAGTACCGCAGGCTCTCTTCGCGTCTCGACGAGCCCACGAAGCACTGGAAGTACAGCGAGAGCGACGCCAACGA
It encodes:
- a CDS encoding AMP-binding protein encodes the protein MTIPKGLRVIPVSDRAWLMAALGDALAGGAPILPITDDPGQAEHAAALQRADLPEGTAVVIRTSGSSGVPKAVALSAAALRASAEATHERLGGPGQWLVTLPAQLISGLQMLVRSAHAGTQPVFFDGHFEPEALLAAAERMEGERRYVSLVPVQFMRLLDLAERDAAAAETLRRFDAVLVGGQAITLEMRRRAYALEIELRRSYGMTETAGGCVYDGVEIGDTLVRIRGGEVQLAGASLALGYVGDAALTNDCFITEADGTRWYRTGDAGELLGGMLTVTGRLDRVIISGGINVALDEVERVVRELPGWADACALGTADPVWGERVHLVRTTSTDTSDTSFADASAAVRAALGVAAEPTGETVVDAIPRLAGEKPDRAALAALCGTAAPDAGAPAQKTDDTKETA
- a CDS encoding 1,4-dihydroxy-2-naphthoate polyprenyltransferase, which produces MSHAKNRRHSGNPAVRAAAENLVDAGMSSTITWRNWVGGARLRTVPLAIAPVVVGAGIAHMLRGFSLTLTLLALAVAVFLQIGVNYSNDYSDGIRGTDEHRVGPARLTGSGLVNPKKVLACAMAFFALAAVAGLVAVLLSGRWWFLALGVIAIVAAWYYTGGKKPYGYAGLGEVVVFIFFGLVATVGTVWLQTDVRAQETWIAGTAVGLFAVAVLVINNVRDIPTDTLSGKRTLAVRMGDRPSRILFAVCVLLPFVVPAIYVMVYPGMVLVWLVLFMTVPAVIIALTAKTPRELILVLQLTSFAALAYGVLLGAAFAF
- a CDS encoding DUF4229 domain-containing protein, which gives rise to MKSTRSAWTIYVVLRLLFFVVPFGIVYWLGLQLQFSLPLAGGVAAVIAALFSMALSMLVLSRPREQAAQSIVDWRNRDRTADDIAEDAVLDGDAEDAVDAATEAAATPAAEVAGEAEVAAEADSAATPSPSER
- a CDS encoding PLD nuclease N-terminal domain-containing protein, which translates into the protein MVRFVIIGIVIAVAFTLFALVDAAMTDHNRARGVPKSVWVVLIVLLPVIGGILWFVIGKGDSAMVPPRAPDDDPRFTGTKLSSTELNTHMADLEKRLLELDDEVFPGEAGKAKPASGATDAGRTETPPTAPGTDEPKGPRTDGDTTP
- the menD gene encoding 2-succinyl-5-enolpyruvyl-6-hydroxy-3-cyclohexene-1-carboxylic-acid synthase — its product is MTAPAAASIFSVELLAELIRRGVQDVVVCPGSRSQALALAAAAAEQAGSIRLHVRIDERSAGFFALGLGRETGLPAPIIVTSGSAVAHLMPAVLEAHESRVPMLLLTADRPASLHGIRSNQTTSQAGILGPAARLSLDIEAPEFGANGDLVRADGRDPAALAPLALAAALGRPGRTPAGPVQLNIAFVEPLSGTQGFESMIAQGFAAAAVEGDAARAAREAAAAAAAPAGPSDDRDEQTYVHRGDALAVVIAGEGAGAEAEAFAHAAGLPLIAEVVSGARFGREAITAYATLIDDPAVGALTEQAIVFGHPTLTRQLPALLKRDDVDVVVVDPHTGTDHYDPSRGARVVQRATVAADHDPRALRRWLGAWLTADLALRDERSTAHEPDLGAALATGYKERSAYARAEVAAMREPITRELLAESVWRASWPHDRLVLAASRMVRVLDSLAQPRKVNVHASRGLAGIDGTVATARGIAAASQGTDDPRLAAGTTRVLLGDLALLHDAGSLLLTEGELRPRVQLFVANDGGGTIFSGLEVADTTPADSFARVMTTPQQVPLETLAAAYGWRYRRVTTRAELEELLISQVTGPELIDVPIFA
- a CDS encoding PPK2 family polyphosphate kinase, whose protein sequence is MGQVAVDQAYTNEVTDTGEKFWRKDVADLLRVREGFQLSEIDPDSLPGTHASKAEGHAELLRSEQPLRELQERLLARSWAGSRDRVLVVLQAMDAAGKGGVVNHVFGEIEPYGLGLAAFKAPTAEERAHDFLWRVEPKVPVPGVIGVFDRSHYEDVLVQRVHQFAPPEEIERRYGAINEFEKRMSDDGVHIIKIMMHISPEEQYRRLSSRLDEPTKHWKYSESDANERGFWAQHMEAFQIAIERTHTAHAPWYIVPANSKWYARVAIQRIVIQKLEQLGLTWPPGDFDLEAERARLDATSGLTWPA